Genomic segment of Bos taurus isolate L1 Dominette 01449 registration number 42190680 breed Hereford chromosome X, ARS-UCD2.0, whole genome shotgun sequence:
ACAAGCATGTAGTTAGGATACGTAACTTGCCATTGACTCCTTTGGAAATTGCCATAGACCCGTTAATGGACATCATCCGCTGGACCTGGGATCTGATGAATCCCACAAAAGTCAGCACCTGCTACAGAACAGATGCCCCGATCACCAAGGACTTGGTACTGATTTAGAGAGAAGAGAGCAACTGCTAGCAGCATCAGCATCTCTTTGTCGCTAATTTGCCCTGCAGCAATTCAcctgcctttccttctcccatcctGTAAATATCCTAGGTTTTGCGCCAGTGTTTCCCATCCCAGTACTGACCTAACTCAGATCTACTGAGAAGTTAGGGGgctctgaggggaaaaaaagagaaaaagattattTGCATTCATGAAATAGCTACCAAGGCTCCTGGGCCTTTTTCCTTTCTGACATGGTGTCTTCACATTATTAGAAATTGCTGATCAGAATCAGGGGCATTTAAGTTTATTCTCTGGTTTCAAATATCTGAAGTTGGTTTCTGTAAGAACTCCACGAAAAATTTTAACTGCTTACCTAGCACCGTTCTCAGGAAGTAGTAATAGCACCGAATATTGCTGATTCACTACCTGATAAAGACATTTCCTGAGTTAAAATACTCATAGCACTTTATGTACGTTAAAAGTAAGGTTTTACTTGTTAAAAAATCTTGGGAATAATAGCTATCATGTGTTCAGTCCTTACTGCCTTCTATGCAGTTTATTGCCTTTATGACATTTAATCCTTCCATCAGTGCTTTCAGGTAGGTATGATCCCTATTTTGCACATCAATAATAAGGAAAAGGCTCAAGGAGTTAAATCATTTATAAAGGTGGTTCTGTAAGTCATAGAGCCGTCAGGTTGCAGCTTTGGCTTCTCTAGCCCAATGTTGGTTTACAGTGGTCAAGATGAGTTGAATTCAAGGGTTTTTTTTCCAAGCTATTTATATCTTCCAAAccaaatggaatattacacaaaTACAGCATATTCATCCTCTGAACGGGAAGAACGTTGTAGTGTAATTGTTTTCCAGCAATTGTAAGAGCATACTGCTTGTCTCAGAAGAAAATTCCATCTAGAGGGGCTTTAAAGTCTTTatgtataaaaaacaaaataaaaatcatttttcttattttagttttCTGGATATGCCGCAGAAGGATCCGTGCCAGAAACAAGCCTGTGAAATACAGAAATGTTTACAAGGTAGTACgttaaatgctttttctatgTTTCCACTTTATCTGTGAACTAACAAGAAACCAAGTGTTCTTTTTATCATCAGACAATACTAACTCCACTCAGAATATAATATTTCTGTAATTAATTTATCCTCTTTTCCTCATTATATCACCAaagatggcagaaaataaagcaaagatgGCAGAAAATAAGTAATGTGACCTAAGCTTAGGGTTAACAAATCCTGGTTGTACatttagaatcacctggagaacttCAAAAACTTGCCTAGAACAATTAAATCACACTCTCTGCAGCTGGGGTCTGGGTAGGACTCAATCGAAATCATTAACCAGGTGATTTTAATACACAGCCAGAGTTGAGAATCACTAAGATGAGcaaagtcctttttaaaaaagactagttttaaatgtggagaaggcaatggcaacccactccagtactcttgcctggaaaatcccatggacggaggagcctggtgggctgcagtccatggggtcgcacagagtcggacacgactgagcaacttcactttcattttcactttcatgcattggagaaggaaatggcaacccactccagtattcttgcctggagaatcccagggactggggaccctggtgggctgccgtctatggggtcgtgcagagtcggacatgactgaagcgacttagcagcagcagcagcagttctaaaTGGGTTGGTCATACTTTACCAACTCACTTTGGTGGCCGACAACTCACTTTTTAAGAGCAGTCAAGTTAGAAGGTGTGGGGGTGAAAATACAATTGGGATTCAGCAACTAACTCTTAAAGGCAAAAGTTAATTTCAGCTAAAGCATATTTGATATgatttgtccattttgttggaCCAAATACTAgagaattttagtttttttaaatcagcCAATGATTACTAGCAGAAAGCTACAAGGCTATCTGAatttgaaaactgatttttttgatcattttttttcccattattaaaGTAATAGACATGGATGcccacaaaaacataaaaatgaaagaagagaaaatgttcaGAATTCACCCAAAGACTCACCACCAAAGAAAACCCTTGTTTGTGTATTTCCATTGACCTTTAACTTTGATTCTTGGACTTTTCCATTTATGATGcaagcaatattttttaaatcttttaatctGAAATGTTAATGGAAAATAAGAATGCCATTTTAttcatccttttctttcccttctccaaattgATGAAAAAGgacggggaattccctggcagtccagtggttaggactccatgctttcactaccATGGGCCCAGGTCATCCACCCCCTGCCTGCAAAGAATGCTCTTCACAATTTCTTCTCCCAGATAAATTCTTAGGTGATTCTGATTCTTTCCTGATTTAAATTAGCATCATATGGCTAAAGGAGAACACACATCAAGTTAGAGCTGGTTACACCCCCTTGCTACAGTGAGAGCCGGAAGGACTGAAATAGAGACCACTAAATACTCAGTGTATGACAATCGCAACTGAAAGGGCTTTAAATAACATTGACTTAATCCTTTCACCCGTGAGATGGATATAAGCTTTgtaacttgtccagggtcacagaaCTAGTAAGGGGCACAGTGATGATTGGAACTCCTTTGGTCTGGGTCCAAACCTGGACTTAGCCACCCAACCGTACTCTTGCTAATCAGAATTGTCTTTCCTATCCCAGACTAACTCCCATGCATCCTATTTTAGTAATAGGGAACTCAAATCGACTACAGCTTACCTAGAACCTTTAGATAAAGTCCTCCTAGACTTAGGGTCTATCTTTGGGGCAAATGTTTTATATAAAGGACCTAACAGGAAACATTTTAGGCTTTGGAGGTCAGGAGGTCTTTGGGTAGGTGTATGTGGCTGTGGGTGTGGgtgagtgtgggtgtgtgtttacAACCTTctataaaaaccattcttagctcatgCATgggaagtcgtttcagtcatgtctgactctgtgcaacccattggactatagcccaccaggctcctctgtccatgggattctccaggcaagaatactagagtgggttgccatgcccttccccaggggatcttcccaacccagggatcgaacctgcatctctcatgtctactgcattggctggtgggttctttaccactagtgccacctgggaaccccccaaataaatttattcttagctcagctgttaaaaaggCTGAAGCTGCAGTTTCTCAACCCCTAATGCAAAGGTTTGTTTGGGAACATCCAGCAGCCACCTTAAACTGAGTGCAAACTAATGTGCAAGGGATGAGTGACTCCTCCctaaaaaaaagagaggaggTTAGAAACCACTGCCCTAGAAAAAGGCACATAAGTAATCAGccttaaagaaaaggaaattagatGTGAAAATATCTTCTGAGCACTTTGTAAATCATACTTTTCTTCCTTATTAAGCTGTCGATGGGTCTCTAaatcagaaagaattcagtggaTGTGGTTACATCCTCTTTCTTCCATGTCTGTAGGCACATTAAGGTGAAAAGGACTGGGAAGTTCAGGTCTCAACGTCCCTGTGCCTGAGTTCTATAAGATCATGACTAGGGTCTGCCTGTCTGTTTTTCAGCCAACAACTACATGGAATCTAAGTGTCAGGCTGTCATCGAAGAACTGCGTAAGTGTTGTGCTCGATATCCCAAGGGAAGATCTCTCATCTGCTCAGGatttgagaaagaagaggaagaaaagcagaCACTGAAGTGCACACCACAGTAAAGTTCTGCCGAGAACCAAAACGCTGCTCTACGTTTCCACCATGCGGGTTTTATTTATCCTCCTGACTCTTTCTTCAGGCCAGGTAGCAGCAAATATCCAATGAAAAAGTCAACTATAAAAGTTAATATGCCATCTATGcagaacaaatataaatatattgaacAAATGTGTAGAATGGGATAAAACAGCTGCtaaaataaatcttttcagtGAACATTTTTGGTTTGATATATGTGATGTTTTGCTTTCTTGTTACTAAAGGCAGACTTGACTGCTTGTTTGAAAGGTGATAATGGAGGGTCAAGTGTCAGTAGAAAAGCAGGCAAGCTGGGGAGGAGGTAGACTCTTGTCCTCACTCCAATTCTGAAGATTCTGATCAGCCATGacagtttttaaagggaaaaggggGAAGAATCTCAGGGAATCATTTAAGCAGGAGGTTGGCTTCTGCATCCTTCTCCTTTGTGTGCAGACTAGCTGACTCTTCAGATGTTATCTTATTGGCAGGATTACTTATGGGGGCTACTGGGGGTGGAGGCCTACCTACTTCTGTCTAGGAAAAGAATCAACAAGTTAGGCGAGGCATGGCGTGCATTCAGGACACATAAGTCAGGAGTTTGCTTAAATTGCCTGGTGATTCATTCCTATGATCAGGTTCTTTTAAGGTTACAGGGgaaccagaaatgggcaaatagGAAAAGGGCAAAAGAGCTGCTTTCtttataacaaaatatatatttggtctttatcTCCATTCTTTGCACTGTGCTCCTAAAACTCttagaatttcctaagtgataagtgcaatcagggaaagaaaagagaaactaaggagcctcttgatgagggtgaaagaggagagtgaaaaggctggcttaaaactcaacattcaaaaaactaaaatcatggcatccagacccaacatttcatggcaaagagatggggaaaaagtggaaacagtgacagattttcttttcttgggctccaaagtcactgaggacagtactgcagccatgaaattaaaggacacttgctctttgcaagaaaagctatgacaaacctagacagtgtatcaaaaagcagggacgtcactttgccaacaaagctgcatatagtcaaagctatggtttttcc
This window contains:
- the CMC4 gene encoding mature T-cell proliferation 1 neighbor; protein product: MPQKDPCQKQACEIQKCLQANNYMESKCQAVIEELRKCCARYPKGRSLICSGFEKEEEEKQTLKCTPQ
- the CMC4 gene encoding mature T-cell proliferation 1 neighbor isoform X3, yielding MLHCSVHFLDMPQKDPCQKQACEIQKCLQANNYMESKCQAVIEELRKCCARYPKGRSLICSGFEKEEEEKQTLKCTPQ
- the CMC4 gene encoding mature T-cell proliferation 1 neighbor isoform X1: MKNMESGTAEEGLCSFLDMPQKDPCQKQACEIQKCLQANNYMESKCQAVIEELRKCCARYPKGRSLICSGFEKEEEEKQTLKCTPQ
- the CMC4 gene encoding mature T-cell proliferation 1 neighbor isoform X2, which produces MPRSPRTCFLDMPQKDPCQKQACEIQKCLQANNYMESKCQAVIEELRKCCARYPKGRSLICSGFEKEEEEKQTLKCTPQ